The following are from one region of the Microtus pennsylvanicus isolate mMicPen1 chromosome 15, mMicPen1.hap1, whole genome shotgun sequence genome:
- the Or6j1 gene encoding olfactory receptor 6J1, with the protein MENSTTITEFVLLGLADACELQVLIFLGFLLTYLLTLLGNSLIIFITLVDRRLYTPMYYFLRNFAVLEIWFTSVIFPKMLTNIITGHKSISILGCFLQTFLYFFLGTTEFFLLAVMSFDRYVAICNPLRYATIMNKRVCVQLVCGSWMSGLLLIMVPSSILFQQPFCGSNIINHFFCDNFPLLELVCADTSLIEFLGFVIANVSLLGTLAVTATCYGRILYTILHIPSAKERKKAFSTCSSHIIVVSLFYGSCIFMYVRSGKSGQGEDHNKVVALLNTVVTPTLNPFIYTLRNKQVKQVFREHMSKLQKLSQT; encoded by the coding sequence ATGGAGAACAGCACCACCATCACTGAGTTCGTTTTGCTGGGGCTGGCGGATGCTTGTGAGCTACAAGTGCTCATCTTCCTGGGCTTCCTCTTGACCTACCTCCTCACCCTGCTGGGAAACtccctcatcatcttcatcactcTTGTGGACAGGCGCCTCTACACACCCATGTACTACTTCCTCCGCAACTTCGCTGTCCTTGAGATCTGGTTCACCTCGGTCATCTTCCCCAAGATGCTAACCAACATCATCACAGGACATAAGAGCATCTCCATACTAGGTTGTTTCCTCCAAACATTCCTCTATTTCTTCCTGGGGACCACGGAGTTCTTTCTACTGGCGGTGATGTCCtttgacagatatgtggccatttGTAACCCTTTGCGTTATGCCACCATCATGAACAAAAGAGTCTGTGTCCAGCTTGTGTGCGGCTCATGGATGTCAGGATTGCTTCTCATCATGGTTCCCAGTTCCATCTTATTTCAACAGCCATTCTGTGGCTCCAACATCATTAACCACTTCTTCTGCGACAACTTCCCACTCCTGGAACTAGTGTGTGCGGATACAAGTCTGATCGAGTTCCTGGGTTTCGTTATCGCCAACGTCAGCCTCCTGGGCACTCTGGCTGTGACTGCCACCTGCTATGGCCGCATCCTTTACACCATCCTGCACATCCCCTCAgccaaggagaggaagaaagcctTCTCCACGTGCTCCTCTCACATCATCGTGGTGTCTCTCTTCTATGGCAGCTGTATCTTTATGTATGTCCGGTCTGGCAAGAGTGGACAGGGGGAGGACCATAACAAGGTGGTGGCGTTGCTCAACACGGTAGTGACACCAACACTCAACCCTTTCATCTACACTCTGAGAAACAAGCAGGTGAAGCAGGTATTTAGGGAGCACATGAGCAAGCTCCAAAAGTTGAGCCAGACATGA